The following are from one region of the Chloroflexota bacterium genome:
- a CDS encoding adenylate/guanylate cyclase domain-containing protein — MIEAESTPASPAASAPPFGRGANVLVAARSLFTRRIAGKIILPYLVLLVLVALLATRITIDMLDSSLEEKYREELAAAGRSANEAMVLLEDRNLTSLRHMAFTEGVDRALADNDTAALQRLIAPIAANDRIAYVDVFGADGAQLLSLRATSLGPDASARVDPSAGQSAPIQYVLRGASDQLGDKYAGIVATPWGRMFVSAAPVRLDDDLVGAIAVSVPIDEVASRLSQEAGSRGITIYDVDGSPMVSTIRASASTLAEALTLPSDQRAAALRGNDVVVRRSRVGDVLYVEALGALAIRREPNFVVGTGNVINIIEERGAQARVAMIVLFAGVLVLVLAIGIALARRITQPVYALVEATDRVRRNDLDFEVPVRTEDEHGILTEAFNEMRGGLRERERSRAAIERYMSPKVYRLIQAGELSMGGVSREITVFKSDIRDFTPLSEKMEPEALVDFLNRYFEAMVAAITKYDGEVDKYMGDSILAKFGATEWYPDHARKAVLAMVEMVETCEAFNQALVREGAPPIRMGIGGNTGTAVVGNIGSTDRMEYTIISDAVNTAQRIEELCKEVGWDLLISEETYKQASDVVEVGRPWSIRLRGRTRDTLVYPILGRMNAVPPARRRAYDGLLKEQGGAAAPRA; from the coding sequence ATGATCGAAGCCGAGTCCACCCCCGCGTCACCTGCCGCCTCCGCCCCGCCATTTGGGCGCGGCGCAAATGTCCTCGTTGCCGCGCGTAGCCTGTTCACCCGCCGGATCGCGGGCAAGATCATCCTCCCCTATCTCGTTCTCCTCGTCCTCGTGGCCCTCCTGGCCACGCGCATCACCATCGACATGCTGGACAGCTCGCTGGAGGAGAAGTACCGGGAGGAGCTGGCAGCGGCGGGGCGGTCGGCCAACGAAGCGATGGTGCTGCTCGAAGACCGCAACCTGACGTCGCTACGGCATATGGCCTTCACCGAGGGTGTCGACCGCGCGCTGGCGGACAACGATACGGCGGCGCTCCAGCGACTGATCGCGCCGATCGCCGCGAACGACCGAATCGCCTACGTGGACGTGTTTGGCGCGGACGGCGCGCAGCTCCTCTCTCTGCGCGCCACCAGCCTCGGTCCGGACGCGTCGGCGCGCGTCGACCCCAGCGCTGGGCAGTCGGCGCCGATCCAATATGTGCTGCGCGGCGCATCCGACCAGCTGGGAGACAAGTACGCGGGCATCGTCGCGACCCCGTGGGGGCGGATGTTCGTATCCGCGGCGCCAGTGCGCCTGGATGACGACCTCGTGGGCGCGATCGCGGTGAGCGTGCCCATCGATGAGGTCGCCAGTCGACTGAGCCAGGAAGCCGGCTCCAGGGGCATCACCATCTACGACGTCGACGGCTCGCCGATGGTGAGCACCATTCGGGCTTCGGCTTCGACCCTGGCGGAGGCGCTGACGCTGCCCAGCGACCAGCGCGCAGCGGCCCTTCGCGGCAACGACGTCGTCGTGCGGCGCTCCCGGGTGGGCGACGTTCTGTACGTCGAAGCCCTCGGAGCCCTGGCGATTCGGCGCGAGCCCAACTTCGTCGTCGGGACGGGGAACGTGATCAACATCATCGAGGAGCGTGGCGCTCAGGCCCGCGTCGCGATGATCGTCCTCTTCGCCGGCGTCCTGGTCCTCGTTCTCGCCATCGGCATCGCCCTGGCCCGGCGCATCACCCAGCCGGTGTATGCCCTCGTGGAGGCGACCGACCGCGTCCGCCGCAATGACCTCGACTTCGAAGTTCCCGTACGAACGGAGGACGAGCACGGGATCCTCACCGAGGCATTCAACGAGATGCGTGGCGGGCTTCGCGAGCGAGAGCGGTCGCGGGCAGCGATCGAACGCTACATGAGCCCCAAAGTCTATCGGTTGATCCAGGCCGGCGAGCTGAGCATGGGTGGGGTAAGCCGGGAGATCACCGTGTTCAAGAGCGATATTCGGGACTTCACGCCGCTCTCCGAGAAAATGGAGCCCGAAGCGCTCGTCGACTTTCTCAATCGGTACTTCGAAGCCATGGTCGCCGCGATCACCAAGTATGACGGCGAAGTCGACAAGTACATGGGCGACTCCATCCTCGCGAAGTTTGGCGCCACGGAGTGGTATCCGGATCACGCCCGCAAGGCCGTCCTCGCGATGGTGGAGATGGTCGAGACGTGTGAGGCGTTCAACCAGGCCCTCGTCCGGGAGGGCGCGCCGCCGATCCGAATGGGAATAGGCGGCAACACGGGGACGGCAGTCGTCGGCAACATCGGCTCAACGGACCGGATGGAGTACACCATCATCTCCGACGCGGTTAATACCGCTCAGCGCATCGAGGAGCTGTGCAAGGAAGTCGGATGGGATCTGCTGATCAGCGAGGAAACGTATAAGCAGGCGAGCGACGTCGTGGAGGTTGGCCGTCCTTGGAGCATACGACTGCGCGGACGAACCCGCGACACGCTCGTGTATCCGATTCTCGGGCGAATGAATGCCGTGCCGCCTGCGCGTCGGCGCGCCTATGACGGCCTCCTAAAGGAACAGGGTGGCGCGGCAGCGCCCCGCGCGTAG